The following proteins come from a genomic window of Iamia sp. SCSIO 61187:
- the polA gene encoding DNA polymerase I — MALMLIDGNSLTYRAFHALPPDLTTASGQVTNAVFGFTSMLVNLLKDHQPDGVAVAFDRPEPTFRHDINPEYKGNRSKAPDILRQQMPLVRQVIESLAIPSIEQIGIEADDIIATLATRARDAGRDVLIVTGDRDAYQLVEDPHIRVIYNKRGVSDYANYDEKGIEERTGVRPDLYVLYAAMRGDPSDNLPGVPGVGEKTAAKLINAYGTLDELFAHVDDQTPKLRENLAANEAQVRANAELMVLRRDCELDVDIETLKMGEPDVDEVRRLFDFLEFRTLWDRLVEALGQDLGSLGAETSVLDAEVVEPQSTDEALARLGAVAGEGRGEPIGVAAAFDGTPRWDSDPLGVALVLDPEAGDVLWLSADHLGDPEVRSALADVFTGPHARPVVAHDAKPLLRWLARTDPHGQPASLVCSLGLDTALAAYLIDPAEGRYELAPLLAKHAHAELATDGDAPPEGQLDFVAPEDDLTARAMRVACRTALGVAHLAEPLFASLDAQGLRTLHDEIEAPIVAVLAAMEIVGVGVDKELLVEISDKMRDEVIRLQQQIWEIAGEEFNVNSTPQLRTLLFDKLGLTPQKKTKTGFSTDAQSLEKLRGQHEVVDALLAYREVEKLRSTYGTGLLAEIAPDGRIHATFNQTVARTGRLSSDAPNLHNIPVRSEQGRAFRTVFVPAPGCELLVADYNQIELRCIAHLAEDPGLVQAFTDGTDIHTTTAARVFGVPDSEVTPSQRAKAKMVSYGLAYGMEAYGLSQRLNISVEEARGILDAYFVAFPAVKDYMDRTVAEARDRGYTETLFGRRRPIPELQSRNRGIRMAGERQAMNAGIQGLAADIFKVALVRLDQALADQGAASRVILQVHDEVILDVEPKEHDAIAALTLEVMRGAADLRVPLEVNLAFGATWADAK, encoded by the coding sequence ATGGCTCTGATGCTGATCGACGGGAACTCGCTGACCTACCGCGCGTTCCACGCCCTCCCCCCGGACCTGACCACCGCCTCGGGCCAGGTCACCAACGCCGTCTTCGGGTTCACGTCGATGCTGGTGAACCTGCTGAAGGACCACCAGCCCGACGGCGTGGCGGTCGCCTTCGACCGACCCGAGCCCACGTTCCGCCACGACATCAACCCCGAGTACAAGGGCAACCGCTCCAAGGCCCCCGACATCCTGCGCCAGCAGATGCCGCTGGTCCGCCAGGTCATCGAATCGCTCGCCATCCCCTCGATCGAGCAGATCGGGATCGAGGCCGACGACATCATCGCCACCCTCGCCACCCGGGCCCGAGATGCCGGGCGGGACGTGCTGATCGTCACCGGCGACCGGGACGCCTACCAGCTGGTCGAGGACCCGCACATCCGGGTCATCTACAACAAGCGGGGCGTCTCGGACTACGCGAACTACGACGAGAAGGGCATCGAGGAGCGGACCGGTGTCCGCCCCGACCTCTACGTGCTCTACGCCGCCATGCGGGGCGACCCGTCGGACAACCTGCCCGGCGTGCCCGGGGTGGGGGAGAAGACGGCGGCCAAGCTGATCAACGCCTACGGCACGCTCGACGAGCTCTTCGCCCACGTCGACGACCAGACCCCCAAGCTCCGGGAGAACCTGGCCGCCAACGAGGCCCAGGTCCGGGCCAACGCCGAGCTCATGGTGCTGCGGCGCGACTGCGAGCTCGACGTCGACATCGAGACGCTCAAGATGGGTGAGCCCGACGTCGACGAGGTCCGCCGCCTCTTCGACTTCCTCGAGTTCCGCACCCTCTGGGACCGGCTGGTCGAGGCCCTCGGCCAGGACCTCGGATCGCTCGGGGCCGAGACCTCGGTGCTCGACGCCGAGGTGGTCGAACCGCAGTCGACCGACGAGGCCCTGGCCCGGCTGGGCGCCGTCGCCGGCGAGGGCCGGGGCGAGCCCATCGGGGTCGCCGCCGCCTTCGACGGCACACCCCGCTGGGACTCCGACCCGCTCGGCGTGGCCCTCGTGCTCGACCCCGAGGCCGGCGACGTCCTGTGGCTGTCGGCCGACCACCTCGGCGACCCGGAGGTCCGGTCCGCCCTGGCCGACGTCTTCACCGGGCCCCACGCCCGCCCCGTCGTCGCCCACGACGCCAAGCCCCTCCTCCGCTGGCTGGCCCGCACCGACCCCCACGGCCAGCCCGCCTCGCTGGTGTGCTCCCTCGGTCTCGACACCGCCCTGGCGGCCTACCTGATCGACCCGGCCGAGGGCCGCTACGAGCTGGCCCCCCTGCTGGCCAAGCACGCCCACGCCGAGCTGGCCACCGACGGTGACGCCCCGCCCGAGGGCCAGCTCGACTTCGTCGCCCCCGAGGACGACCTCACCGCCCGGGCCATGCGGGTCGCCTGCCGCACCGCCCTGGGCGTGGCCCACCTGGCCGAGCCGCTGTTCGCCTCCCTCGACGCCCAGGGGCTGCGGACCCTGCACGACGAGATCGAGGCGCCCATCGTCGCCGTGCTGGCGGCCATGGAGATCGTCGGCGTGGGCGTCGACAAGGAGCTGCTCGTCGAGATCAGCGACAAGATGCGCGACGAGGTGATCCGGCTCCAGCAGCAGATCTGGGAGATCGCGGGTGAGGAGTTCAACGTGAACTCCACCCCCCAGCTGCGGACCCTCCTGTTCGACAAGCTCGGGCTGACGCCGCAGAAGAAGACCAAGACGGGCTTCTCGACCGACGCCCAGTCGCTGGAGAAGCTGCGCGGCCAGCACGAGGTCGTCGACGCCCTGCTGGCCTACCGAGAGGTGGAGAAGCTGCGCTCGACCTACGGCACCGGCCTGCTGGCCGAGATCGCCCCCGACGGCCGCATCCACGCCACCTTCAACCAGACGGTGGCCCGCACCGGCCGGCTCTCCTCCGACGCCCCGAACCTGCACAACATCCCGGTCCGCTCCGAGCAGGGGCGGGCGTTCCGCACGGTCTTCGTCCCGGCCCCGGGCTGCGAGCTCCTGGTGGCCGACTACAACCAGATCGAGCTGCGCTGCATCGCCCACCTGGCCGAGGACCCGGGCCTGGTGCAGGCCTTCACCGACGGGACCGACATCCACACGACCACCGCGGCGCGCGTCTTCGGGGTGCCCGACTCCGAGGTCACGCCCTCCCAGCGGGCCAAGGCCAAGATGGTCAGCTACGGCCTGGCCTACGGCATGGAGGCCTACGGGCTCTCGCAGCGGCTCAACATCTCGGTCGAGGAGGCGCGGGGGATCCTCGACGCCTACTTCGTGGCCTTCCCCGCGGTGAAGGACTACATGGACCGCACCGTCGCCGAGGCCCGGGACCGGGGCTACACCGAGACCCTCTTCGGCCGGCGCCGCCCCATCCCCGAGCTGCAGTCCCGCAACCGGGGCATCCGGATGGCCGGGGAGCGCCAGGCGATGAACGCCGGGATCCAGGGCCTGGCCGCCGACATCTTCAAGGTGGCCCTGGTCCGGCTCGATCAGGCGCTCGCCGACCAGGGGGCGGCCAGCCGGGTGATCCTGCAGGTCCACGACGAGGTGATCCTCGACGTGGAGCCGAAGGAGCACGACGCCATCGCCGCGCTCACCCTCGAGGTCATGCGGGGCGCGGCCGACCTCCGGGTCCCCCTCGAGGTCAACCTGGCCTTCGGGGCGACCTGGGCCGACGCCAAGTAG
- a CDS encoding ANTAR domain-containing response regulator: protein MTTRVVIAEDEAIIRLDLSETLQEEGYEVVAETGRGDEAVRLVREHQPDIAILDIKMPGLDGLSAAREIAGERLAAVLILTAFSQRDLIERARDAGALGYLVKPFQKAELLPAIEVALGRFKEMKALHDQATSLEEQLESRKLVDRAKGRLMDDHGMTEGAAFSFIQKTAMRERRTMRHVADEILSGALVPPT from the coding sequence ATGACGACCCGCGTGGTGATCGCCGAGGACGAGGCCATCATCCGACTGGACCTGTCCGAGACCCTCCAGGAGGAGGGCTACGAGGTCGTGGCCGAGACCGGGCGCGGCGACGAGGCCGTGCGCCTGGTCCGCGAGCACCAGCCCGACATCGCCATCCTCGACATCAAGATGCCGGGGCTCGACGGGCTGTCAGCGGCGCGCGAGATCGCCGGTGAGCGGCTGGCGGCGGTGCTGATCCTCACCGCCTTCAGCCAGCGAGACCTGATCGAGCGGGCCCGCGACGCCGGGGCCCTCGGCTACCTGGTCAAGCCGTTCCAGAAGGCCGAGCTCCTGCCCGCCATCGAGGTGGCGCTGGGCCGGTTCAAGGAGATGAAGGCCCTGCACGACCAGGCCACCTCGCTCGAGGAGCAGCTGGAGAGCCGCAAGCTCGTCGACCGGGCCAAGGGGCGGCTGATGGACGACCACGGGATGACCGAGGGCGCCGCCTTCTCCTTCATCCAGAAGACGGCGATGCGCGAGCGCCGCACCATGCGCCACGTGGCCGACGAGATCCTGTCGGGGGCCCTGGTCCCGCCGACCTGA
- a CDS encoding DMT family transporter, whose protein sequence is MVRLFALSFIWGWSFLFIQVAGQDLTPSAVAAGRTGLGAVVLLTVLRLTHTPIPRDRRTLLSLLFVGGVGSAIPFTLLAWGVQHIDSGLTAVLNASTPLFTAGLAVPLLGERAKPRVVVGLVIGFVGVAVVAGVGGDDLGGTQGLAVMAPVLAGFFYGLTFCFAARNLMGIPPVVAATGQVVGATLLLAPLAIATTVADGQVPGPRQIGSMLVLGSMGTGVAYLLSFRIIADLGPTVASLCTYLIPVVALIVGGVVLDEHITPRVIVGGAITIAAVAVVTRARQHAARHEGPLPVEPDVGDPAPRAGHAR, encoded by the coding sequence GTGGTCCGCCTGTTCGCCCTCAGCTTCATCTGGGGGTGGTCGTTCCTGTTCATCCAGGTGGCCGGGCAGGACCTCACCCCCTCGGCCGTGGCCGCGGGGCGGACCGGCCTCGGCGCCGTCGTGCTGCTCACGGTCCTGCGCCTCACCCACACCCCCATCCCCCGCGACCGGCGGACGCTGCTCAGCCTGCTGTTCGTCGGCGGGGTCGGCTCGGCCATCCCGTTCACGCTGCTGGCCTGGGGCGTCCAGCACATCGACTCCGGCCTCACCGCCGTGCTGAACGCCAGCACCCCCCTGTTCACCGCCGGGCTGGCCGTCCCCCTCCTCGGCGAGCGGGCCAAGCCTCGCGTCGTCGTGGGCCTGGTCATCGGCTTCGTCGGCGTGGCCGTGGTCGCAGGCGTCGGCGGGGACGACCTCGGCGGCACGCAGGGCCTCGCCGTCATGGCCCCCGTGCTCGCCGGCTTCTTCTACGGGCTCACGTTCTGCTTCGCGGCCCGCAACCTGATGGGCATCCCGCCGGTCGTCGCCGCCACCGGCCAGGTGGTCGGGGCGACGCTGCTCCTCGCCCCGCTCGCCATCGCCACGACCGTCGCCGACGGACAGGTCCCCGGGCCCCGCCAGATCGGCTCGATGCTCGTCCTGGGATCGATGGGGACGGGCGTCGCGTACCTGCTGAGCTTCCGGATCATCGCCGACCTGGGGCCGACCGTGGCGTCGCTGTGCACCTACCTCATCCCCGTCGTCGCCCTGATCGTCGGGGGCGTCGTGCTCGACGAGCACATCACGCCGCGGGTGATCGTCGGCGGCGCCATCACCATCGCCGCCGTCGCCGTCGTGACCCGGGCCCGCCAGCACGCCGCCCGCCACGAAGGGCCCCTCCCCGTCGAACCCGACGTGGGCGACCCCGCCCCCCGCGCCGGCCACGCCCGATGA
- a CDS encoding DUF3105 domain-containing protein produces the protein MRAILAALLVTATLAACGDAGSAGCGPVRREELDTRSVHVLPGAEAPEYRTDPPTSGPHLPSPSTEHVRTEPLAPPVQVGLLEEGGVLIQHSGLTEGQRASVEALAGDGVTVAPADDLPEDAAVVATAWVTKQVCPEVDVATLERFARDHVDGGPGDHG, from the coding sequence ATGAGGGCGATCCTGGCGGCCCTGCTGGTCACGGCCACGCTCGCGGCCTGTGGCGACGCCGGCTCGGCCGGGTGCGGTCCGGTGCGGCGCGAGGAGCTCGACACCCGGTCGGTCCACGTCCTGCCCGGCGCCGAGGCCCCCGAGTACCGCACCGACCCGCCGACGTCCGGCCCGCACCTCCCGTCGCCGTCCACCGAGCACGTGCGCACCGAGCCGCTGGCGCCACCCGTCCAGGTCGGCCTGTTGGAGGAGGGCGGGGTCCTCATCCAGCACTCGGGGCTGACCGAGGGCCAGCGGGCGTCGGTCGAGGCCCTCGCCGGCGACGGCGTGACCGTGGCTCCGGCCGACGACCTGCCCGAGGACGCCGCCGTGGTGGCCACCGCCTGGGTGACCAAGCAGGTGTGCCCCGAGGTCGACGTGGCCACGCTGGAGCGCTTCGCCCGCGACCACGTCGACGGAGGCCCCGGCGACCACGGCTAG
- the bcp gene encoding thioredoxin-dependent thiol peroxidase — protein MATPEPGKKAPPITLLDQNGEKVKLADHAGHPVLVYFYPKADTPGCTTQSCGLRDVAGDIGDTAIIGISPDPPAKLARFDEKYGLGFTLLSDPDHVVAERYGVWGEKKNYGRTYMGIIRSAFLVGADGRIVEAWPKISPKDTPTKLLKALESLG, from the coding sequence ATGGCAACCCCTGAGCCCGGCAAGAAGGCGCCACCGATCACCCTGCTCGACCAGAACGGCGAGAAGGTGAAGCTCGCCGACCACGCCGGTCACCCGGTGCTCGTGTACTTCTACCCGAAGGCCGACACACCCGGGTGCACGACCCAGTCGTGCGGCCTGCGCGACGTGGCCGGCGACATCGGCGACACCGCCATCATCGGCATCAGCCCGGACCCGCCGGCCAAGCTGGCCAGGTTCGACGAGAAGTACGGGCTCGGGTTCACCCTGCTGTCGGACCCCGACCACGTCGTCGCCGAGCGCTACGGCGTCTGGGGCGAGAAGAAGAACTACGGCCGCACCTACATGGGGATCATCCGGTCGGCGTTCCTGGTCGGGGCCGACGGCAGGATCGTCGAGGCTTGGCCCAAGATCTCGCCCAAGGACACGCCGACGAAGCTGCTGAAGGCGCTGGAGTCCCTCGGCTGA
- a CDS encoding globin: MQVGVPDPSGGRLPTVFDAVGGRDFFDRVVDRFYDAVETDPLLRPLYPEDLTESRRHTAGFFAQYWGGGTVQYSDERGHPRLRMRHMPFAITEAHAAAWLHHMRAALAAEPDLPDEVRQAMDDHITNAAVMLVNS; encoded by the coding sequence ATGCAGGTCGGCGTCCCCGATCCCAGCGGCGGCCGCCTGCCCACGGTGTTCGACGCCGTCGGTGGCCGGGACTTCTTCGACCGGGTGGTGGATCGCTTCTACGACGCGGTGGAGACCGACCCGCTGCTGCGCCCGCTCTACCCCGAGGACCTCACCGAGAGCCGCCGCCACACGGCTGGGTTCTTCGCCCAGTACTGGGGTGGCGGCACGGTCCAGTACTCCGACGAGCGGGGCCACCCGCGCCTGCGGATGCGCCACATGCCCTTCGCCATCACCGAGGCCCACGCCGCGGCCTGGCTGCACCACATGCGTGCCGCCCTGGCCGCCGAGCCCGACCTCCCCGACGAGGTCCGTCAGGCCATGGACGACCACATCACCAACGCCGCGGTCATGCTGGTCAACTCCTAG
- a CDS encoding dienelactone hydrolase family protein, whose product MSARRHAGTAYVVTPEGGSGPGVLVLHAWWGLTPFFRGVADRLADAGFVALAPDLFAGETAATPDEAEALQARSSPNETAALVLSAASALHGLPATTGAGIGVVGFSMGGSWALWSATRAPDLVAAVSTFYGATDLDPEPGRAAVQAHFAELDELVTDDEKVTLEAELRLLGRDVEVHHYAGTGHWFFEADHEAAFDPGAAEQAWARTTAFLHRHLDPPPDADADADGDEDGP is encoded by the coding sequence ATGAGCGCGCGCCGCCACGCCGGGACGGCCTACGTGGTGACCCCCGAGGGCGGGTCGGGGCCCGGGGTCCTGGTGCTCCACGCGTGGTGGGGCCTGACACCGTTCTTCCGGGGGGTCGCCGACCGCCTGGCCGACGCCGGGTTCGTCGCCCTGGCCCCCGACCTGTTCGCGGGCGAGACGGCGGCGACCCCCGACGAGGCCGAGGCCCTGCAGGCCCGGTCCAGCCCCAACGAGACCGCCGCCCTCGTGCTGTCGGCGGCCAGCGCCCTCCACGGCCTCCCGGCCACCACCGGTGCCGGCATCGGCGTGGTGGGGTTCTCGATGGGAGGGTCGTGGGCGCTGTGGTCCGCCACCCGGGCTCCCGACCTGGTGGCCGCGGTGTCGACCTTCTACGGGGCGACGGACCTCGACCCCGAGCCGGGCCGGGCGGCCGTCCAGGCCCACTTCGCCGAGCTCGACGAGCTGGTGACCGACGACGAGAAGGTCACCTTGGAGGCCGAGCTGCGGCTCCTCGGCCGCGACGTCGAGGTCCACCACTACGCCGGCACCGGGCACTGGTTCTTCGAGGCCGACCACGAGGCCGCCTTCGACCCCGGCGCGGCCGAGCAGGCGTGGGCCCGCACCACCGCGTTCCTGCACCGGCACCTCGATCCCCCGCCCGACGCCGACGCCGACGCCGACGGGGACGAGGACGGTCCCTAA
- a CDS encoding isopenicillin N synthase family oxygenase gives MRELARVDLASPDDEVARQVDAACREVGFFTLVGHGVDPALQQRMDTAARAFFARPEAEKERVAMVHGGRAWRGWFPLHGELTSGVPDHKEGFYVGRELPVDDPRVVAGTPLHGPNLWPSEPSDLRPAVTAWVEAMEAVAQRLARAIGMALGLGGDWFARHLTADPTVLFRIFRYPPVPPGDEGWGVAEHTDYGLLTLLAQDDQGGLQVRGRDGWVDVPADPGALVVNLGDMLDRMTEGRYRSTPHRVRPTAGDRDRLSFPFFFDPSWDAEVRPLPLAGEAPADDAATRWDGTSLRRLDGTYGDYLTAKVARVFPALAERATPGPGPAQAAPTSSPW, from the coding sequence ATGAGGGAGCTGGCGCGGGTCGACCTCGCTTCGCCCGACGACGAGGTCGCCCGCCAGGTCGACGCGGCCTGCCGGGAGGTCGGGTTCTTCACCCTGGTGGGCCACGGGGTCGACCCGGCCCTCCAGCAGCGGATGGACACCGCCGCCCGGGCCTTCTTCGCCCGGCCGGAGGCCGAGAAGGAGCGGGTCGCCATGGTCCACGGCGGCCGGGCCTGGCGGGGCTGGTTCCCCCTCCACGGCGAGCTGACCTCGGGTGTGCCCGATCACAAGGAGGGGTTCTACGTCGGGCGCGAGCTGCCCGTCGACGACCCCCGGGTGGTGGCGGGCACGCCGCTCCACGGCCCGAACCTGTGGCCCTCCGAGCCGTCCGACCTCCGCCCGGCGGTCACGGCCTGGGTGGAGGCCATGGAGGCCGTGGCCCAGCGGCTGGCCCGGGCGATCGGCATGGCCCTGGGTCTGGGCGGCGACTGGTTCGCCCGCCACCTCACGGCCGACCCCACCGTCCTGTTCCGCATCTTCCGCTACCCGCCCGTCCCCCCGGGCGACGAGGGGTGGGGCGTGGCCGAGCACACCGACTACGGCCTGCTGACCCTGCTGGCCCAGGACGACCAGGGCGGCCTCCAGGTGCGGGGGCGCGACGGGTGGGTTGACGTGCCCGCCGACCCCGGCGCCCTCGTGGTCAACCTGGGCGACATGCTCGATCGCATGACCGAGGGTCGCTACCGGTCGACGCCCCACCGGGTGCGCCCGACCGCCGGCGACCGGGACCGCCTGTCCTTCCCGTTCTTCTTCGACCCGTCCTGGGACGCCGAGGTGCGACCGTTGCCCCTGGCCGGCGAGGCCCCGGCCGACGACGCCGCCACCCGCTGGGACGGCACCAGCCTCCGCCGGCTCGACGGCACCTACGGCGACTACCTGACGGCCAAGGTGGCCAGGGTCTTCCCCGCCCTGGCCGAGCGAGCGACGCCGGGTCCGGGGCCGGCCCAGGCCGCCCCAACCTCCTCGCCGTGGTGA
- the trpA gene encoding tryptophan synthase subunit alpha, producing MKAPDGFLESHLRARRDGGAKLLVPYITGGIDPRWIDLVRSAADAGADAIEIGIPFSDPVMDGPTIQAASERALAHGATPASILDDVSGADVDVPLVVMTYFNIGFKMGVERFASESRAAGISGMILPDVPLEEMPEWDPAAAAAGLETVMLASPLTPDDRLPLLTGRAQGFVYGVNLLGVTGERAAIGDMAATLAARLKAITDIPTVMGFGVSTPAQAAEVASHADGVVVGSALMRRVLDGEGPLRVGQAIAELRAALDAG from the coding sequence GTGAAGGCACCGGATGGGTTCCTCGAGTCCCACCTGCGCGCCCGCCGCGACGGCGGCGCCAAGCTCCTCGTGCCCTACATCACCGGCGGCATCGACCCCCGCTGGATCGACCTGGTGCGCTCGGCCGCCGATGCCGGGGCCGACGCCATCGAGATCGGGATCCCGTTCAGCGACCCGGTGATGGACGGCCCGACCATCCAGGCCGCGTCCGAGCGGGCCCTGGCCCACGGGGCCACGCCGGCCTCGATCCTCGACGACGTGAGCGGCGCGGACGTCGACGTCCCCCTGGTCGTCATGACCTACTTCAACATCGGGTTCAAGATGGGCGTCGAGCGCTTCGCGTCGGAGTCCCGCGCCGCCGGCATCTCGGGGATGATCCTCCCCGACGTGCCCCTCGAGGAGATGCCGGAGTGGGATCCGGCCGCCGCCGCGGCCGGGTTGGAGACGGTGATGCTGGCGTCGCCGCTGACGCCCGACGACCGGCTGCCGCTCCTCACCGGGCGGGCGCAGGGCTTCGTGTACGGGGTCAACCTCCTCGGCGTGACGGGGGAGCGGGCCGCCATCGGTGACATGGCTGCCACCCTCGCCGCCCGCCTCAAGGCGATCACCGACATCCCGACGGTCATGGGCTTCGGCGTGTCGACCCCGGCCCAGGCCGCCGAGGTCGCCAGCCACGCCGACGGCGTCGTGGTCGGGTCGGCGCTGATGCGGCGGGTCCTCGACGGCGAGGGCCCCCTGCGGGTCGGCCAGGCCATCGCCGAGCTCCGCGCCGCCCTCGACGCCGGGTGA
- the trpB gene encoding tryptophan synthase subunit beta, with protein MGEPDATGRFGRFGGRFVPETLIPALAELEQGFRDAWADPAFRERLDGLLRDYAGRPSPLTECENLSERLGLRLLLKREDLNHTGSHKINNVLGQALLAQRMGKHRIIAETGAGQHGVATATAAALLDQECLVYMGEVDMERQALNVFRMRLLGAEVRPALTGSRTLKDAVNEAMRDWVATVETTHYCLGSVMGPHPYPWMVRELHRVLGDEAREQCRALTGGDPDVAVACVGGGSNAAGLFVGFADTSTRLVGAEPAGGAAVGRGVPGVVHGSKSYLMQDEWGQVLEAESISAGLDYPGIGPEHAHLSDTGRAEYFPVSDEEVVDAFVTLSRSEGIIPALESAHALAWVIREREALAGQTVVLCLSGRGDKDVEQVSRILGPNAGSDRGLQ; from the coding sequence ATGGGCGAGCCGGACGCCACCGGGCGCTTCGGCCGCTTCGGCGGGCGCTTCGTCCCCGAGACCCTCATCCCGGCCCTGGCCGAGCTCGAGCAGGGGTTCCGCGACGCCTGGGCCGACCCGGCCTTCCGGGAGCGCCTCGACGGCCTGCTGAGGGACTACGCCGGCCGGCCGTCGCCCCTGACCGAGTGCGAGAACCTGTCCGAGCGGCTGGGGCTCCGCCTGCTGCTCAAGCGGGAGGACCTCAACCACACCGGGTCCCACAAGATCAACAACGTCCTGGGCCAGGCCCTGCTGGCCCAGCGGATGGGCAAGCACCGGATCATCGCCGAGACCGGCGCCGGCCAGCACGGGGTGGCCACCGCCACCGCTGCCGCCCTGCTCGACCAGGAGTGCCTCGTCTACATGGGCGAGGTCGACATGGAGCGCCAGGCGCTGAACGTCTTCCGCATGCGGCTGCTGGGCGCCGAGGTCAGGCCCGCCCTCACCGGCAGCCGCACCCTCAAGGACGCGGTCAACGAGGCCATGCGCGACTGGGTCGCCACCGTGGAGACGACCCACTACTGCCTCGGCTCGGTCATGGGCCCGCACCCGTACCCGTGGATGGTGCGCGAGCTGCACCGGGTGCTCGGCGACGAGGCCCGCGAGCAGTGCCGGGCCCTCACCGGGGGCGATCCCGACGTGGCCGTGGCCTGCGTCGGCGGCGGGTCGAACGCCGCCGGGCTGTTCGTGGGGTTCGCCGACACCTCCACCCGGCTCGTCGGGGCCGAGCCCGCCGGCGGCGCCGCCGTGGGACGGGGCGTGCCCGGCGTGGTGCACGGGTCGAAGTCGTACCTCATGCAGGACGAGTGGGGCCAGGTGCTGGAGGCGGAGTCGATCTCGGCCGGCCTCGACTACCCCGGCATCGGACCCGAGCACGCCCACCTGTCCGACACCGGCCGGGCCGAGTACTTCCCGGTCAGCGACGAGGAGGTCGTCGACGCCTTCGTGACCCTAAGCCGCAGCGAGGGCATCATCCCCGCCCTCGAGTCGGCCCACGCCCTGGCCTGGGTCATCCGCGAGCGCGAGGCCCTGGCGGGCCAGACCGTGGTCCTGTGCCTGTCGGGGCGGGGCGACAAGGACGTCGAGCAGGTGTCGCGCATCCTCGGCCCCAACGCCGGGTCCGACCGGGGCCTGCAGTGA
- a CDS encoding phosphoribosylanthranilate isomerase: MFVKICGVTSEEDALLAVAMDADAVGFNFVSGSPRQIAPQAARDIARRLPAEALTVGIFRDEAPERVVSIVNEAGLRGAQLHGRESIEATRYVAARVPFVIKVFRADDPALARADEYGAQIVMLDGARPGSGETWDWDLAAAVPDGLKLLLAGGLTPDNVADAVEAVRPWGVDVASGVERSSGAAGGKKDPRKVRLFVANARAAAPAAEPGPDAIPYDWIDDT, encoded by the coding sequence GTGTTCGTGAAGATCTGCGGGGTGACCAGCGAGGAGGATGCCCTGCTGGCGGTGGCCATGGACGCCGACGCGGTCGGGTTCAACTTCGTCTCCGGCTCGCCGCGCCAGATCGCCCCCCAGGCGGCCCGCGACATCGCCCGCCGGTTGCCGGCCGAGGCGCTCACCGTGGGGATCTTCCGCGACGAGGCCCCCGAGCGGGTCGTCTCCATCGTCAACGAGGCCGGCCTGCGCGGGGCCCAGCTCCACGGCCGGGAGTCGATCGAGGCCACCCGCTACGTCGCCGCCCGCGTCCCGTTCGTCATCAAGGTCTTCCGGGCCGACGACCCCGCCCTGGCCCGGGCCGACGAGTACGGCGCCCAGATCGTGATGCTCGACGGGGCCCGCCCGGGCAGCGGCGAGACCTGGGACTGGGACCTGGCTGCCGCCGTCCCCGACGGGCTCAAGCTCCTCCTGGCCGGCGGGCTGACCCCCGACAACGTGGCCGACGCGGTGGAGGCCGTCCGTCCGTGGGGCGTCGACGTGGCCTCCGGCGTCGAGCGGTCGAGCGGGGCGGCCGGCGGCAAGAAGGACCCCCGCAAGGTCCGCCTGTTCGTGGCCAACGCCCGGGCCGCCGCCCCGGCGGCCGAGCCCGGCCCCGACGCCATCCCCTACGACTGGATCGACGACACGTGA